The following coding sequences lie in one Streptomyces sp. NBC_00510 genomic window:
- a CDS encoding beta-phosphoglucomutase family hydrolase → MTKTGLPEGIRACLFDLDGVLTKTAVVHAAAWKEVFDDFLRHREGADFRPFDKVTDYDEYVDGRPRADGVRAFLASRGIELPEGSADDPPERDTVHGVGNRKNEILLEKIRTEGVEAYPGSVRYVKAVRAAGLRTAVVSSSANCRDVLVAVGIEDLFDVRIDGVVAAERKLPGKPHPDTFLEAAREFGVEAKAAVVFEDALAGMDAGRSGHFGYVVGVDRVGQADALRAHGADIVVRDLAELLEADA, encoded by the coding sequence ATGACGAAGACCGGTCTCCCGGAGGGCATCCGGGCCTGCCTGTTCGATCTCGACGGAGTGCTGACCAAGACCGCGGTCGTGCACGCCGCCGCCTGGAAGGAGGTGTTCGACGACTTCCTGCGGCACCGGGAGGGTGCGGACTTCCGCCCCTTCGACAAGGTGACCGACTACGACGAGTACGTCGACGGCCGCCCACGCGCGGACGGCGTGCGGGCCTTCCTGGCCTCGCGCGGCATCGAACTGCCCGAGGGCTCCGCGGACGACCCGCCCGAGCGCGACACGGTGCACGGGGTGGGCAACCGCAAGAACGAGATCCTGCTGGAGAAGATCCGCACCGAGGGCGTCGAGGCCTATCCGGGCTCGGTCCGCTACGTGAAGGCCGTACGGGCCGCCGGCCTGCGGACGGCCGTGGTGTCGTCCAGCGCCAACTGCCGCGACGTGCTGGTCGCGGTCGGCATCGAGGACCTCTTCGACGTGCGCATCGACGGTGTGGTGGCCGCCGAGCGCAAGCTCCCCGGGAAACCACACCCCGACACCTTCCTGGAGGCGGCGCGCGAGTTCGGGGTGGAGGCGAAGGCGGCGGTGGTCTTCGAGGACGCGCTGGCCGGCATGGACGCCGGCCGCTCCGGCCACTTCGGGTACGTCGTGGGGGTGGACCGGGTCGGCCAGGCCGACGCCCTGCGCGCACACGGCGCCGACATCGTCGTGCGGGACCTCGCCGAGCTGCTGGAGGCGGACGCGTGA
- a CDS encoding family 65 glycosyl hydrolase → MISHSSYVVEPWCLRETALDLDVLAQSESVFALSNGHVGWRGNLDEGEPHGLPGSYLNGVHERHPLPYAEAGYGYPEAGQTVINVTNGKIIRLLVNDEPFDVRYGRLVSHERVLDLRAGHLRRTCEWTSPAGCTIRVTSTRLISLTQRSIAAVVYEVEAVDDVRLVVQSELVANEQLPRTSGDPRVSAVLDSPLQPEENLALDNRLRLVHSTSVTGLRVAVAADHAVEGPPSTRSFSESNDDTSRLTVTSSLAAGEKLRLEKMVSYGWSQVRSLPAVRDQVEAALAGARSTGWQGLCDEQRDYLDAFWARADVEIDGDAEIQQAVRFAMFHVLQAGARAEQRAIPSKGLTGSGYDGHSFWDTETFVLPLLTLTSPESVAEALRWRRATLPAARERAYQLGLEGAAFPWRTIDGSEGSGYWPAGTAAFHINADIADAVVRYVSLTGDEDFERETGVELLVETARMWHSLGHHDPHGNFHIDGVTGPDEYSAIADDNVYTNLMAQANLRAAADVVERHTKEGVALGVDDEETAAWRDAAAAMTVPYDSALGVHEQSAGFTRHQMWDFSSTRPDQYPLMLHFPYFDLYRRQVVKQADLVLAMVKQPEAFDDEQKARNFAYYEPMTVRDSSLSASTQAIMAAEVGHLRLAYDYLGEAALMDLHDLENNTRDGLHIASLAGTWAALVGGFGGMRYRDGCAAFAPRLPEKLRRLAFTLQVRGRRLRVEITGAAATYTLLDGEPLELYHYDDGFTLTVDRPQTRKVPPLRTRQAPEQPPSRSPRRR, encoded by the coding sequence GTGATCAGCCACTCCTCCTACGTCGTCGAGCCGTGGTGCCTGCGTGAGACCGCGCTGGACCTCGACGTGCTCGCCCAAAGCGAGTCGGTGTTCGCCCTCTCCAACGGCCACGTCGGCTGGCGCGGCAACCTCGACGAGGGCGAGCCGCACGGGCTGCCCGGCTCCTATCTGAACGGTGTCCACGAACGGCACCCGCTGCCCTACGCGGAGGCGGGTTACGGCTACCCGGAGGCCGGCCAGACCGTCATCAACGTCACCAACGGCAAGATCATCCGGCTGCTCGTCAACGACGAACCGTTCGACGTGCGCTACGGGCGGCTCGTCTCGCACGAACGCGTCCTCGACCTGCGCGCCGGGCATCTGCGCCGCACCTGCGAATGGACCTCCCCGGCCGGCTGCACCATCCGGGTGACCTCGACCCGCCTGATCTCGCTCACCCAGCGGTCCATCGCCGCGGTGGTGTACGAGGTCGAGGCCGTGGACGACGTGCGCCTGGTCGTCCAGTCCGAGCTGGTGGCCAACGAGCAGCTGCCGAGGACCTCGGGCGACCCCCGGGTCTCCGCCGTGCTGGACTCCCCCTTGCAACCGGAGGAGAACCTGGCCCTGGACAACCGTCTGCGCCTGGTGCACTCGACCTCGGTCACCGGGCTGCGGGTCGCGGTGGCGGCCGACCACGCCGTGGAGGGACCGCCGTCCACCCGTAGCTTCAGCGAGAGCAACGACGACACCAGCCGGCTCACCGTCACCTCCTCCCTGGCGGCCGGGGAGAAGCTGCGCCTGGAGAAGATGGTCTCCTACGGCTGGTCCCAGGTCCGTTCGCTGCCCGCCGTGCGCGACCAGGTGGAGGCGGCGCTCGCGGGCGCCCGCAGCACCGGCTGGCAGGGGTTGTGCGATGAGCAGCGCGACTACCTCGACGCGTTCTGGGCGCGGGCGGACGTGGAGATCGACGGCGACGCCGAGATCCAGCAGGCGGTCCGTTTCGCCATGTTCCACGTCCTTCAGGCGGGTGCGCGCGCCGAGCAGCGGGCGATCCCGTCGAAGGGCCTGACGGGCTCGGGCTACGACGGGCACTCCTTCTGGGACACGGAGACCTTCGTCCTTCCGCTGCTCACCCTGACCTCGCCGGAGTCCGTCGCGGAGGCCCTGCGCTGGCGCCGTGCCACCCTGCCCGCCGCCCGGGAGCGCGCCTACCAGCTCGGTCTCGAGGGCGCCGCCTTCCCGTGGCGCACGATCGACGGCTCGGAGGGCTCGGGCTACTGGCCGGCGGGAACGGCCGCGTTCCACATCAACGCGGACATCGCCGACGCCGTCGTCCGCTACGTCTCCCTCACCGGCGACGAGGACTTCGAGCGCGAAACGGGTGTGGAGCTCCTGGTGGAGACCGCGCGCATGTGGCACTCCCTCGGTCACCACGACCCCCACGGGAACTTCCACATCGACGGGGTCACCGGGCCCGACGAGTACAGCGCCATCGCGGACGACAACGTCTACACCAACCTGATGGCCCAGGCGAACCTGCGCGCCGCCGCCGACGTCGTCGAACGCCACACCAAGGAGGGCGTGGCCCTCGGCGTCGACGACGAGGAGACGGCCGCCTGGCGGGACGCGGCCGCGGCCATGACCGTGCCCTACGACAGCGCGCTCGGCGTCCACGAGCAGTCGGCGGGCTTCACCCGGCACCAGATGTGGGACTTCTCCTCCACCCGGCCCGACCAGTACCCGCTGATGCTGCACTTCCCCTACTTCGACCTGTACCGCAGGCAGGTGGTCAAGCAGGCGGACCTGGTACTGGCGATGGTCAAGCAACCGGAGGCCTTCGACGACGAGCAGAAGGCCCGGAACTTCGCCTACTACGAGCCGATGACGGTGCGGGACTCGTCCCTGTCGGCGTCGACGCAGGCGATCATGGCCGCCGAGGTCGGTCATCTGCGCCTCGCCTACGACTACCTGGGCGAGGCGGCGCTGATGGACCTGCACGACCTGGAGAACAACACCCGCGACGGCCTGCACATCGCCTCCCTCGCCGGCACCTGGGCCGCGCTGGTCGGCGGCTTCGGCGGGATGCGGTACCGGGACGGCTGCGCCGCCTTCGCACCCCGGCTGCCGGAGAAGCTGCGGCGGCTCGCCTTCACCCTGCAGGTGCGGGGGCGGCGGCTGAGGGTCGAGATCACCGGCGCCGCGGCGACGTACACCCTGCTGGACGGGGAGCCGCTGGAGCTCTACCACTACGACGACGGGTTCACGCTCACCGTCGACCGCCCGCAGACGCGCAAGGTGCCGCCCCTGCGCACGCGTCAGGCGCCGGAGCAGCCGCCGAGCCGCAGTCCCCGGCGCCGCTGA
- a CDS encoding LLM class oxidoreductase, producing MTSTALTRLTGPYQRLTLGLELPLDNDWGAGRRAADQQAGRPFGVPDLSGHADLARLADRLGFSALWLRDVPVYDPLAFGDAGSVFDVFAYLGHLAALTEHVVLGTAAVVLPLRGPLHVAKAAATVDVLSGGRLVLGLASGDRPVEYPLFGADFDGRGQAFRDGVRTLRAAWATPAPGLGLTLPGTGLRAERRIDVLPKPVGGDIPIAVAGSARQTPEWIAGHADAGLNYPRPLDALRDDVQRWRELTGGRSKPYLTPMLLDLVADPAARPEPIRLGLRTGRTALVDHLGAMADLGVAHVSLNLRPGDRPVAEVLHELAEEVLPHFPGR from the coding sequence ATGACCAGCACCGCCCTCACCCGCCTCACCGGCCCGTACCAGCGGCTCACCCTCGGACTCGAACTGCCCCTGGACAACGACTGGGGAGCCGGCCGGCGCGCCGCCGACCAGCAGGCCGGCCGCCCCTTCGGGGTGCCGGACCTGAGCGGTCACGCCGACCTCGCCCGGCTCGCCGACCGCCTCGGCTTCAGCGCCCTGTGGCTGCGCGACGTACCCGTGTACGACCCGCTCGCCTTCGGCGACGCCGGATCCGTCTTCGACGTCTTCGCGTACCTTGGGCACCTTGCCGCGCTGACCGAACACGTCGTGCTCGGCACCGCCGCCGTCGTCCTGCCGCTGCGCGGCCCGCTGCACGTGGCCAAGGCCGCCGCCACCGTCGACGTGCTCTCCGGGGGACGTCTCGTCCTGGGCCTGGCCAGCGGGGACCGCCCGGTGGAGTACCCGCTGTTCGGTGCCGACTTCGACGGCCGCGGACAGGCCTTCCGCGACGGCGTGCGGACCCTGCGCGCCGCCTGGGCGACCCCCGCTCCCGGGCTCGGGCTGACCCTGCCCGGCACCGGGCTCCGGGCCGAGCGGCGGATCGACGTCCTGCCGAAGCCCGTGGGCGGGGACATCCCGATCGCGGTGGCGGGCAGCGCCCGTCAGACCCCGGAGTGGATCGCCGGGCACGCCGACGCGGGCCTGAACTACCCCCGGCCCCTCGACGCCCTGCGCGACGACGTCCAGCGGTGGCGGGAGCTCACCGGCGGGCGGTCCAAGCCCTACCTCACGCCCATGCTGCTCGACCTGGTCGCGGACCCCGCGGCCCGGCCGGAGCCGATCCGCCTCGGCCTGCGTACCGGTCGCACCGCCCTCGTCGACCACCTGGGCGCGATGGCGGACCTGGGTGTCGCCCACGTCTCCCTCAACCTCCGTCCGGGGGACCGCCCGGTCGCGGAGGTACTGCACGAACTCGCCGAGGAGGTCCTGCCCCACTTTCCCGGGCGCTGA
- a CDS encoding MFS transporter, which produces MPLALLALAIGAFGIGTTEFVIMGLLPEVASDFGVSVPTAGLLVTGYGLGVMIGAPIMTVLGTKVSRKNMLMLLMGLFVLGNLVSALAPSFGVMMAGRILASFTHGAFFGIGSVVAADLVAPEKKARAISMMFAGLTVANVIGVPLGTFIGQNAGWRVTFFVVAGLGVVGLAGVLKLVPDMPKPQGVRLRHELGAFRNVQVLLAMAMTVLGFGGVFAAITYIAPMMTEVTGFADSSITWLLVLFGAGMVVGNLVGGKYADRALMPMLYTALGSLAAVLALFTLTAHNEVTAGVTILLIGALGFATVPPLQKRVLDQASGAPTLASAVNIGAFNLGNALSAWLGGVVIAAGFGYTSPNLVGAVLTISALVLAVVSAALEKGRGRRNGRVVTGAAPAEQPALTSRH; this is translated from the coding sequence ATGCCTCTCGCGCTCCTGGCCCTCGCCATCGGGGCTTTCGGGATCGGAACCACCGAATTCGTGATCATGGGCCTGCTGCCCGAGGTCGCCTCCGACTTCGGGGTCTCCGTCCCCACCGCCGGCCTGCTCGTGACCGGCTACGGACTCGGCGTCATGATCGGCGCGCCGATCATGACGGTGCTCGGCACCAAGGTGTCCCGCAAGAACATGCTCATGCTGCTCATGGGCCTGTTCGTGCTCGGCAACCTGGTCTCCGCCCTGGCACCCTCCTTCGGCGTGATGATGGCCGGGCGCATCCTCGCCTCCTTCACGCACGGCGCCTTCTTCGGCATCGGCTCGGTCGTCGCCGCCGACCTGGTGGCCCCGGAGAAGAAGGCGCGGGCGATCTCGATGATGTTCGCCGGCCTCACCGTGGCCAACGTGATCGGCGTGCCGCTGGGCACCTTCATCGGTCAGAACGCCGGCTGGCGCGTGACCTTCTTCGTCGTCGCGGGCCTCGGCGTTGTCGGCTTGGCCGGCGTCCTCAAGCTGGTGCCCGACATGCCGAAGCCGCAGGGCGTGCGCCTCCGCCACGAACTGGGCGCCTTCCGCAACGTCCAGGTCCTGCTGGCCATGGCGATGACCGTGCTCGGCTTCGGCGGCGTCTTCGCGGCCATCACCTACATCGCGCCCATGATGACCGAGGTCACCGGGTTCGCCGACTCCTCCATCACCTGGCTGCTGGTCCTGTTCGGCGCGGGCATGGTCGTCGGCAACCTGGTCGGCGGCAAGTACGCCGACCGCGCCCTGATGCCGATGCTGTACACGGCGCTGGGCTCGCTGGCCGCCGTGCTGGCGCTGTTCACCCTCACCGCTCACAACGAGGTCACCGCCGGCGTGACGATCCTCCTCATCGGCGCCCTGGGCTTCGCGACGGTGCCGCCGCTGCAGAAGCGGGTCCTGGACCAGGCGTCCGGCGCCCCCACCCTGGCCTCGGCCGTCAACATCGGCGCCTTCAACCTCGGCAACGCGTTGTCCGCCTGGCTCGGCGGGGTCGTCATCGCCGCGGGCTTCGGCTACACCTCGCCGAACCTCGTCGGGGCGGTCCTCACCATCTCCGCCCTCGTGCTCGCGGTCGTCTCCGCGGCACTGGAGAAGGGCCGCGGCCGCCGGAACGGCCGGGTCGTCACCGGGGCCGCGCCCGCCGAGCAGCCGGCCCTCACCTCCCGGCACTGA
- a CDS encoding MarR family transcriptional regulator gives MTATDPALTALAQGWHALSLLHGRIEGRIEKQLQVHHDLSVREYSLLDVLSRQHDGEGGHLQMRQVADAVVLSQSATTRLVTRLEDRGLLARYLCPTDRRGIYTDVTEAGLKLLEEARPTNNAALRAAMDDAALVPELAPLVKAVEDLQGAKVPAS, from the coding sequence ATGACCGCCACCGATCCGGCCCTGACCGCCCTCGCCCAGGGGTGGCACGCCCTGTCGCTCCTGCACGGACGGATCGAGGGGCGGATCGAGAAGCAGCTCCAGGTTCACCACGACCTGAGCGTGCGCGAGTACTCCCTGCTCGACGTCCTCAGCCGTCAGCACGACGGGGAGGGCGGCCACCTGCAGATGCGCCAGGTCGCCGACGCCGTCGTGCTGAGCCAGTCGGCGACGACCCGCCTGGTCACCCGACTGGAGGACCGCGGCCTGCTGGCCCGCTACCTCTGCCCCACCGACCGGCGCGGCATCTACACGGACGTGACGGAGGCCGGACTGAAACTGCTGGAGGAGGCCCGGCCGACGAACAACGCTGCACTGCGCGCGGCGATGGACGACGCGGCGCTCGTCCCGGAGCTCGCGCCCCTGGTCAAGGCGGTGGAGGACCTGCAGGGCGCGAAGGTCCCGGCTTCCTGA
- a CDS encoding aldo/keto reductase produces MTTSTPDITLNNGVTMPQLGFGVFQVPDADTAAAVTSALESGYRSIDTAAIYGNEAGVGQALAASGIARDELFVTTKLWNGDQGYDSTLAAFDASLAKLGLDHVDLYLIHWPAPARDTYLDTWRAFEKIHAEGRARAIGVSNFQPAHLQRLIDNSDVVPAVNQVELHPQLQQAELRAFHARHGIATEAWSPLAQGAVLKDPVITGIAGRLGRTPAQVILRWHLQLGNVVIPKSVTPERIRENLDVFDFVLSDADVAAITALDNGTRIGPDPDAFN; encoded by the coding sequence ATGACCACCTCCACCCCGGACATCACGCTGAACAACGGCGTCACCATGCCGCAGCTCGGCTTCGGCGTCTTCCAGGTGCCCGACGCCGACACCGCCGCCGCCGTCACCTCGGCCCTGGAGAGCGGCTACCGCAGCATCGACACCGCGGCGATCTACGGCAACGAGGCCGGTGTCGGCCAGGCCCTCGCCGCCTCGGGCATCGCCCGTGACGAACTGTTCGTCACCACCAAGCTGTGGAACGGCGACCAGGGCTACGACAGCACCCTCGCCGCCTTCGACGCCTCCCTCGCCAAGCTCGGCCTCGACCATGTGGACCTGTACCTGATCCACTGGCCGGCCCCGGCCCGCGACACCTACCTGGACACCTGGCGCGCCTTCGAGAAGATCCACGCCGAGGGCCGGGCCCGCGCCATCGGCGTCTCGAACTTCCAGCCCGCGCACCTGCAGCGGCTCATCGACAACAGCGACGTCGTGCCCGCCGTCAACCAGGTGGAGCTGCACCCCCAGCTGCAGCAGGCCGAGCTGCGCGCCTTCCACGCCCGGCACGGCATCGCCACGGAGGCATGGAGCCCGCTCGCCCAGGGCGCCGTCCTGAAGGACCCGGTCATCACCGGCATCGCCGGCCGCCTGGGCAGGACCCCGGCCCAGGTGATCCTGCGCTGGCACCTGCAGCTCGGCAACGTGGTCATCCCCAAGTCGGTGACCCCCGAGCGGATCCGCGAGAACCTCGACGTCTTCGACTTCGTGCTCTCCGACGCCGACGTCGCGGCGATCACCGCCCTCGACAACGGCACCCGCATCGGCCCGGACCCCGACGCCTTCAACTGA